One stretch of Halapricum desulfuricans DNA includes these proteins:
- a CDS encoding DUF5786 family protein — MGFGSYDESEQENQQSDAEYDDDEAVNVHNNDHDGRVDFEAEADQDELLDKLQQMKD; from the coding sequence ATGGGCTTCGGTAGTTACGACGAATCCGAGCAGGAGAACCAGCAAAGCGACGCCGAGTACGACGACGACGAGGCCGTCAACGTCCATAACAACGACCACGACGGGCGCGTCGACTTCGAAGCCGAGGCGGACCAGGACGAACTGCTGGACAAGCTCCAGCAGATGAAAGACTAG
- a CDS encoding ABC transporter ATP-binding protein yields the protein MTITIRDATLAYDATPVLEDVNLRVEDGQLLGLLGPNGVGKTSLLRAIDGLLEPERGQITLDGVEIGDLSRKEIARQIGYLPQVERAETHSTVFETVLLGRTPHFGWRPDETDRQAVERALERLGIADLATRPMATLSGGQRRTALLARALVGGPEALLLDEPTGGLDLKHQHEVMGRLRSAVHESDRAGVVAIHDLDLATRFCDRYALLSDGGVFAAGGEDILTAEAIETVYGIPVEVVTRNGHREVVPTEPDSGW from the coding sequence ATGACGATCACGATCCGAGACGCGACACTCGCGTACGACGCGACGCCGGTCCTCGAGGACGTGAATCTCCGGGTCGAGGACGGCCAGCTCCTGGGATTGCTCGGTCCCAACGGCGTGGGCAAGACCTCGCTGTTGCGGGCGATCGACGGTCTGCTCGAGCCCGAGCGCGGACAGATAACTCTCGACGGCGTCGAGATCGGCGACCTGTCCCGGAAGGAAATCGCCAGACAGATCGGCTATCTCCCGCAGGTCGAGCGCGCTGAGACCCATTCGACCGTCTTCGAGACGGTGTTGCTCGGTCGGACGCCGCACTTCGGCTGGCGGCCCGACGAGACCGACAGACAGGCGGTCGAGCGAGCGCTGGAGCGTCTCGGGATCGCGGATCTCGCGACCCGACCGATGGCGACGCTCAGCGGCGGCCAGCGCCGCACGGCCCTGCTCGCGCGGGCGCTGGTCGGCGGGCCCGAGGCGCTGTTGCTCGACGAGCCGACCGGCGGGCTCGACCTCAAGCACCAGCACGAGGTCATGGGGCGGCTCCGCTCGGCCGTGCACGAGTCCGATCGGGCCGGCGTCGTCGCGATCCACGATCTCGATCTCGCGACCCGGTTCTGTGACCGCTACGCGCTGCTGTCGGACGGCGGCGTGTTCGCGGCCGGCGGTGAGGACATTCTGACCGCCGAGGCCATCGAGACGGTCTACGGCATTCCCGTCGAGGTCGTCACGCGGAACGGACACCGTGAGGTCGTTCCGACTGAACCCGACAGCGGCTGGTAG
- a CDS encoding nucleoside-triphosphatase, with protein sequence MHVLLTGDRNAGKTTVVETTVSRLRQRGVTPVGFYTAGGPERLELVAAETGERVPFGTQADDADGIEVGRYTIDPAAIERGLALARRDGDVLVADEIGRLERRGGGFAPLLDDLRPDRFRGVLVSVRKGLTGFVADAFPDEQSPEIIEVTPSNRSALPDRVVEQLLGP encoded by the coding sequence ATGCACGTGCTCCTGACTGGCGACCGCAACGCAGGGAAAACGACCGTCGTCGAGACGACCGTCTCGCGACTCCGCCAGCGCGGCGTGACGCCCGTCGGGTTCTACACCGCCGGCGGGCCCGAACGACTCGAGCTCGTCGCCGCCGAGACGGGCGAGCGGGTCCCCTTCGGGACGCAGGCCGACGACGCTGACGGTATCGAGGTGGGGCGCTACACGATCGACCCGGCCGCGATCGAGCGCGGGCTCGCGCTCGCTCGCCGGGACGGCGACGTGCTCGTCGCGGACGAGATCGGTCGTCTCGAACGGCGCGGCGGCGGGTTCGCCCCGCTGCTCGATGACCTCCGCCCCGATCGCTTCCGTGGCGTATTGGTTTCCGTCCGGAAGGGGCTGACCGGGTTCGTCGCCGACGCGTTTCCCGACGAGCAGTCTCCCGAGATAATCGAGGTCACGCCGTCGAACCGCTCGGCGCTGCCCGATCGCGTCGTCGAGCAGTTGCTCGGGCCGTGA
- a CDS encoding HEWD family protein, with the protein MATVVPPSKRECERCGRVDVWDDERMNWTIAEDDGEKLAGDPQCLHEWDINGSYNPLEPDE; encoded by the coding sequence ATGGCCACTGTCGTACCCCCTTCCAAGCGCGAGTGTGAGCGGTGTGGACGCGTCGACGTCTGGGACGACGAGCGGATGAACTGGACGATCGCCGAGGACGACGGCGAGAAACTCGCCGGCGACCCCCAGTGTCTCCACGAGTGGGACATCAACGGGTCGTACAACCCCCTCGAACCCGACGAGTGA